A genomic segment from Sphingomonas astaxanthinifaciens DSM 22298 encodes:
- a CDS encoding DUF4440 domain-containing protein produces MASDGNARLEALETQLMRAWVNEERKALRNLLSRRFRMVVGASAPVLLDRKSLLEAAGDRWRIERFRFGQSIYAREIDKIGIFAAEIELEGVIDGRDARGRWWQADIWKRGGLGRGWRLVDRQLARVEDDRAFPEAVRALQLWR; encoded by the coding sequence ATGGCAAGTGACGGAAACGCGCGGCTCGAGGCGCTCGAGACCCAGTTGATGCGGGCATGGGTGAACGAGGAGCGCAAGGCGCTTCGCAACCTCCTTTCGCGGCGGTTCCGGATGGTGGTCGGAGCCAGCGCGCCGGTGCTGCTCGACCGCAAGAGCCTGCTCGAGGCCGCAGGCGACCGGTGGCGGATCGAGCGCTTCCGCTTCGGCCAGTCCATCTATGCCCGCGAGATCGACAAGATCGGCATCTTCGCCGCCGAGATCGAGCTCGAGGGGGTGATCGACGGCCGCGACGCCCGCGGGCGCTGGTGGCAGGCCGACATCTGGAAGCGCGGGGGGCTCGGGCGCGGATGGCGCCTCGTCGACCGCCAGCTCGCCCGGGTCGAGGACGACCGCGCCTTCCCCGAAGCGGTCCGCGCGCTCCAGCTCTGGCGCTAG
- a CDS encoding helix-turn-helix domain-containing protein: MSSAANDPRLASMSPEELRSHMRALGYRTQNELASAIGVSRSAVSLWLEGKVGVPRPVAMLLRMLVAAQRRAY; encoded by the coding sequence ATGAGCTCGGCCGCCAACGATCCGCGCCTCGCCTCGATGAGCCCCGAGGAACTGCGCTCGCACATGCGGGCACTGGGCTATCGCACCCAGAACGAGCTGGCGAGCGCGATCGGGGTCAGTCGCTCGGCGGTCTCGCTGTGGCTCGAAGGGAAGGTAGGCGTCCCCCGCCCGGTCGCCATGCTGCTCAGGATGCTGGTCGCGGCCCAGCGCCGGGCCTACTGA
- a CDS encoding P-II family nitrogen regulator, whose amino-acid sequence MKKVEAIIKPFKLDDVKDALHEVGVSGMTVTEVKGFGRQKGHTELYRGAEYVIDFIPKVKVEVVVEDSLVANTVEAIAAAARTGRIGDGKIFVSPIEQAIRIRTGDEGPDAV is encoded by the coding sequence GTGAAGAAGGTCGAGGCCATCATCAAGCCGTTCAAGCTCGATGATGTGAAGGACGCGCTGCACGAGGTCGGGGTTTCGGGGATGACCGTCACCGAGGTGAAGGGCTTCGGGCGGCAGAAGGGCCATACCGAATTGTATCGCGGGGCCGAGTACGTGATCGACTTCATCCCCAAGGTGAAGGTCGAGGTGGTGGTCGAGGACAGTCTGGTCGCCAATACGGTCGAGGCGATCGCCGCCGCCGCGCGCACCGGGCGGATCGGCGACGGCAAGATCTTCGTCTCGCCGATCGAGCAGGCGATCCGGATCCGCACCGGCGACGAGGGCCCGGACGCCGTCTGA
- a CDS encoding NTP transferase domain-containing protein, translated as MRQAIILSAGQGSRLGQLTNDRPKCLIEFAGRTLLDRQLDTLAAVGIERATVVTGFRDDQIEAALERRRKAGEGPEVRTIFNPFYKVADNTGSLYMAREAFDADTLVWNGDTMVSLGLMQKVVGNDRPGICVTIDRKAEGYDADDMKVVEEGGRLRAIGKRLEDSDGVNAESIGLLAFRGDGPARFRAAIEEAMRSPEGTQIWYLRVIHHLAQSSDVWTLSIEGEQWGEVDFPEDVAAAEKLVAGW; from the coding sequence ATGCGCCAGGCAATCATTCTTTCCGCCGGCCAGGGTTCGCGCCTCGGCCAGCTCACCAACGACCGGCCCAAGTGCCTGATCGAGTTCGCGGGTCGGACCCTGCTCGACCGCCAGCTCGACACGCTGGCGGCGGTCGGGATCGAGCGCGCGACGGTCGTCACCGGCTTTCGCGACGACCAGATCGAAGCCGCCCTCGAGCGGCGACGGAAGGCGGGGGAAGGGCCGGAGGTCCGGACCATCTTCAACCCCTTCTACAAGGTCGCCGACAACACCGGCTCGCTCTACATGGCGCGCGAGGCGTTCGACGCCGACACGCTCGTCTGGAACGGCGACACGATGGTCAGCCTGGGCCTGATGCAGAAGGTCGTCGGCAACGACCGCCCGGGGATCTGCGTCACCATCGACCGCAAGGCCGAGGGCTATGACGCCGACGACATGAAGGTGGTCGAGGAGGGCGGCCGGCTGCGCGCCATCGGCAAGCGGCTCGAGGACAGCGACGGTGTGAATGCCGAATCGATCGGCCTGCTCGCCTTCCGCGGCGACGGCCCGGCCCGCTTCCGCGCCGCGATCGAGGAGGCGATGCGCAGCCCCGAGGGAACGCAGATCTGGTACCTCCGGGTCATCCACCACCTCGCCCAGTCGAGCGACGTCTGGACGCTCTCGATCGAGGGCGAGCAATGGGGCGAGGTCGATTTCCCCGAGGACGTCGCCGCGGCGGAGAAGCTGGTCGCCGGCTGGTAG
- the map gene encoding type I methionyl aminopeptidase translates to MTQYVTVTAEDRSEARSGIIKLHGPDGFAGMRAAGRLAAEILDALVPVVAPGVTTQEIDDVVFRMMREAGAVPATLGYRGYTHSCCTSINHVVCHGIPADRPLKDGDIVNIDVTPILDGWHGDSSRMYLVGDVGVKAKRLVDITYECLMLGLEQAKPGNRLGDISAAIQRHAEKNRYSVVRDFCGHGLGRLFHDSPEVVHVGRPGTGPELKPGMFFTVEPMINIGRADCKMLDDGWTAVTRDRSLSAQFEHSIGITEDGCEIFTTSPKGLHRPPY, encoded by the coding sequence ATGACTCAATATGTGACCGTCACCGCCGAGGACCGCAGCGAAGCCAGGAGCGGCATCATCAAGCTGCACGGGCCCGATGGTTTCGCAGGCATGCGCGCCGCCGGCCGCCTCGCCGCCGAGATCCTCGACGCCCTGGTGCCCGTGGTCGCGCCCGGCGTCACCACGCAGGAGATCGACGATGTCGTCTTCCGCATGATGCGCGAGGCGGGCGCGGTCCCGGCGACCTTGGGCTATCGCGGCTACACGCACAGCTGCTGCACCTCGATCAACCACGTGGTCTGCCACGGCATCCCGGCCGACCGGCCGCTGAAGGACGGCGACATCGTCAACATCGACGTGACCCCGATCCTCGACGGGTGGCACGGCGACAGCAGCCGCATGTATCTGGTCGGCGACGTGGGCGTGAAGGCGAAGCGGCTGGTCGACATCACCTACGAATGCCTGATGCTCGGGCTCGAGCAGGCCAAGCCCGGCAACCGCCTCGGCGACATCAGCGCGGCGATCCAGCGCCACGCCGAGAAGAACCGCTATTCGGTCGTCCGCGACTTTTGCGGCCACGGCCTCGGCCGGCTGTTCCACGACAGCCCCGAGGTGGTCCATGTCGGCCGCCCAGGCACCGGTCCCGAGCTCAAGCCCGGGATGTTCTTCACGGTCGAGCCGATGATCAACATCGGCCGGGCCGACTGCAAGATGCTCGACGACGGCTGGACCGCGGTCACCCGCGACCGCTCGCTGTCGGCGCAGTTCGAGCATTCGATCGGGATCACCGAGGACGGCTGCGAGATCTTCACGACCAGCCCCAAGGGGCTGCACCGCCCGCCTTATTGA
- a CDS encoding S41 family peptidase, whose product MRRRTFLQGSGAALLTGLSARSLAADRPDPADLAGDVAILREALKLHPGLYRYNSPAAFEARLQRFSADFTAAPDSAGRYLALARLTAAIRCGHSYGNFFNQKDAVRTALFDRPTRLPVHFVWLDRDMVVTGDPSGTLAPGTRILRLNGEDPARLRDRLLPLIRADGHNDAKRVSLLEVRGDDSIETFDVFQGLVAPPAGGVHRLEVQEPGGRRRRLDMPAIGLKARKAMMTAPEVREADPLWTWAIRPDRIAVLTMPGWAIWKSKWDWKGWLDERLDSLAGARGLVVDLRDNEGGEDCGNRILARLIDRPYTPPAIEQRIRFQRTPASIDRYLDTWDDSFRTLGAKAAPLTNGFFLRPAGEDALTVASAGKRLPVPVAVLTSPVNSSATFQFASNFRAIGGGRLYGRPTGGNRRGINGGCFFFVRLPASGLEFDLPLVGYFPTTPQPDAGLLPDVRVAPTIADIATGRDPVLERAAVDLARG is encoded by the coding sequence GTGCGGCGAAGGACCTTTCTCCAGGGCAGCGGCGCGGCGCTGCTCACCGGCCTGTCGGCGCGAAGCCTCGCGGCCGACCGGCCGGACCCGGCCGACCTCGCCGGCGACGTCGCCATCCTGCGCGAGGCGCTGAAGCTTCATCCGGGTCTCTATCGCTACAACAGCCCCGCGGCGTTCGAGGCGCGGCTTCAGCGTTTTTCGGCGGACTTCACCGCCGCGCCCGACAGCGCGGGCCGCTATCTCGCGCTCGCCCGGCTGACCGCGGCGATCCGCTGCGGACACAGCTACGGCAATTTCTTCAACCAGAAGGACGCGGTCAGGACAGCCCTGTTCGACCGGCCGACGCGGCTTCCCGTCCATTTCGTCTGGCTCGACCGGGATATGGTGGTGACCGGCGATCCCTCGGGGACGCTCGCGCCCGGGACCCGCATCCTCCGGCTGAATGGCGAGGATCCGGCGCGGCTGCGCGATCGTCTGCTGCCGCTGATCCGCGCCGACGGCCACAACGACGCCAAGCGGGTCTCGCTGCTCGAAGTGCGCGGCGACGATTCGATCGAGACCTTCGACGTCTTCCAGGGCCTCGTCGCGCCGCCCGCCGGTGGCGTCCACCGCCTCGAGGTGCAGGAGCCCGGCGGGCGGCGGCGGAGGCTCGACATGCCTGCTATCGGTCTCAAGGCGCGTAAGGCGATGATGACCGCGCCCGAGGTTAGGGAAGCCGACCCGCTCTGGACTTGGGCGATCCGGCCCGATCGGATTGCGGTGCTGACCATGCCCGGCTGGGCGATCTGGAAGAGCAAGTGGGACTGGAAGGGCTGGCTCGACGAACGCCTCGACAGCCTCGCGGGCGCCCGTGGGCTGGTCGTTGACCTGCGCGACAACGAGGGCGGCGAGGATTGCGGCAACCGCATCCTGGCCCGGCTGATCGACCGGCCGTACACGCCCCCGGCAATCGAGCAGCGCATACGGTTCCAGCGCACGCCGGCCTCGATCGACCGCTATCTCGACACCTGGGACGACAGTTTTCGCACCCTCGGGGCTAAGGCCGCGCCGCTGACGAACGGCTTCTTCCTCCGCCCGGCCGGCGAGGATGCGCTGACCGTCGCGTCGGCGGGGAAGCGGCTGCCAGTCCCGGTCGCGGTCCTGACCAGCCCGGTCAACAGCTCGGCCACCTTCCAGTTTGCTTCCAACTTCCGCGCGATTGGCGGCGGCAGACTTTATGGCCGGCCGACCGGCGGCAACCGGCGCGGGATCAACGGCGGCTGCTTCTTCTTCGTGCGCTTGCCGGCGAGCGGGCTCGAGTTCGACCTGCCGCTGGTCGGCTATTTCCCGACCACGCCCCAGCCCGACGCGGGGCTCCTGCCCGACGTACGGGTCGCGCCGACGATCGCCGACATCGCCACTGGGCGCGATCCCGTGCTCGAGCGCGCGGCTGTCGACCTCGCTCGAGGATGA
- a CDS encoding competence/damage-inducible protein A: MASKTWTAALCIIGDEILSGRTQDKNVAQIATWLNVQGIRLAEVRIVPDVEERIVEAVNALRARNDYLFTTGGIGPTHDDITVDAIAAALGVEVIVHPDARAILERYYETRGGLTEARLRMARVPDGAELIVNKVSGAPGIRHGNIFILAGVPHITAGMLDALTGTLEGGRPLVSVTVGGMVPESEVADLLRETEKANPGVVIGSYPFFREGKVGANFVIRSEDLDQAQGVADLLQASLESAGYLVVPGGI; the protein is encoded by the coding sequence ATGGCTTCGAAGACCTGGACCGCCGCACTCTGCATCATCGGCGACGAGATCCTGTCCGGCCGGACGCAGGACAAGAATGTCGCCCAGATCGCGACCTGGCTCAACGTGCAGGGGATCCGCCTTGCCGAGGTGCGGATCGTACCCGACGTCGAGGAGCGGATCGTCGAGGCGGTGAACGCCCTGCGGGCCCGCAACGACTATCTGTTCACCACCGGGGGCATCGGCCCGACCCACGACGACATCACGGTCGATGCCATTGCCGCGGCGCTCGGCGTCGAGGTTATCGTCCACCCGGACGCGCGCGCGATCCTCGAGCGCTATTACGAAACGCGCGGCGGGCTGACCGAGGCGCGGCTGCGGATGGCGCGGGTTCCAGACGGGGCCGAGCTCATCGTCAACAAGGTGTCGGGGGCGCCCGGCATCCGCCATGGCAACATCTTCATTCTCGCCGGGGTGCCGCACATCACGGCGGGCATGCTCGACGCATTGACTGGCACCCTCGAGGGCGGGCGGCCGCTGGTCAGCGTGACGGTCGGCGGGATGGTCCCCGAAAGCGAGGTCGCCGACCTCCTGCGCGAAACGGAAAAGGCGAACCCGGGGGTGGTGATCGGCTCCTATCCCTTCTTCCGCGAAGGGAAGGTCGGCGCCAATTTCGTCATCCGCTCGGAGGATCTCGACCAGGCGCAGGGCGTCGCCGACCTCCTCCAGGCGAGCCTCGAAAGCGCCGGCTACCTCGTCGTCCCAGGCGGGATCTGA
- a CDS encoding DUF4440 domain-containing protein, translating into MENERIWAMEEKLWRGGDEVYDRLIDENVVMALPAEPFLFSRDQAKAAVKDTPRWEEVHFSEQKVTRPEEGLIVIGYHVEAKRGEETYRCVASSTLMRRGHEDWTVVSHSQLVPPTAVVDA; encoded by the coding sequence ATGGAAAACGAACGGATCTGGGCGATGGAAGAAAAGCTCTGGCGCGGCGGCGACGAGGTCTATGACCGGCTGATCGACGAGAATGTGGTGATGGCGCTTCCCGCCGAGCCCTTTCTGTTCTCGCGGGACCAGGCCAAGGCGGCGGTCAAGGACACGCCGCGCTGGGAGGAGGTGCATTTTTCCGAGCAGAAGGTGACCCGTCCCGAGGAAGGGCTGATCGTGATCGGCTATCATGTCGAGGCGAAGCGCGGCGAGGAGACCTATCGCTGCGTGGCAAGCTCGACCCTGATGCGCCGGGGCCATGAGGACTGGACGGTGGTCAGCCACAGCCAGCTGGTGCCCCCGACCGCGGTGGTGGACGCCTGA
- a CDS encoding MarR family winged helix-turn-helix transcriptional regulator encodes MEQIAWDIGETAHALRRAFDRRAAALGITRAQWRVLARLDHQPGQRQVDLADRMDIEPITLCRIVDKLEEAGLVERRRDPSDRRAWQLFLCDKATPLVSRLHTLADDFSAEVFGNLDPAAVSDAQRLLGAIRANLSGLDPRSNNDRASA; translated from the coding sequence ATGGAGCAGATTGCCTGGGACATCGGTGAGACCGCGCATGCGCTGCGCCGGGCGTTCGACCGCAGGGCGGCGGCGCTGGGGATCACGCGCGCCCAGTGGCGGGTGCTCGCCCGGCTCGACCATCAGCCCGGACAGCGCCAGGTCGATCTCGCCGACCGGATGGACATCGAGCCGATCACGCTCTGCCGGATCGTCGACAAGCTCGAGGAAGCGGGCTTGGTCGAACGGCGCCGTGACCCTTCGGACCGGCGCGCCTGGCAGTTGTTCCTGTGCGACAAGGCGACGCCTCTCGTGAGCCGGCTTCACACGCTCGCCGACGACTTCTCGGCCGAGGTGTTCGGCAATCTCGATCCCGCCGCGGTCAGTGACGCGCAGCGGCTGCTCGGCGCGATCCGGGCCAATCTTTCGGGGCTCGACCCCCGCAGCAATAATGACAGGGCTTCGGCATGA
- a CDS encoding HlyD family secretion protein: MNQETRIEAAGLAETPAKAPNKARRIALMLVVPLLLVLGGAWMWWSGQGTVSTDNAQVKQDITSVGAQVSGPIAQVYVKEGQRVQAGQLLFRIDPEPFRVALLQAEAQLAQAQLSERQVVTQAAGTSVDITGAEAQLAINQRALARQAELLRQGFTTKVRYDEALSDVEKSRTALADARARAANARAAIAPGGDQPSEAAARAAIASARLNLSRTEVRAPAAGIVSNTDRLLPGQQAVPGIGLLSLVGSKSAWVEANFKEKDLAKMAPGQKVEVEIDAYPGLKLHGRVESIGAGTGSEFAILPAQNANGNWVKVSQRVPVRIAFDEKPSRPMIAGLSATVTVDVGD, translated from the coding sequence ATGAATCAGGAAACCAGGATCGAGGCGGCCGGCCTCGCCGAGACGCCGGCGAAAGCGCCGAACAAGGCGCGCCGGATTGCGCTGATGCTGGTCGTGCCGCTGCTGCTCGTGCTCGGCGGCGCCTGGATGTGGTGGTCGGGGCAGGGGACGGTCTCGACCGACAATGCCCAGGTCAAGCAGGACATCACCAGCGTCGGGGCGCAGGTCAGCGGTCCGATCGCGCAGGTCTATGTCAAGGAAGGCCAAAGGGTGCAGGCGGGGCAGCTCCTGTTCCGGATCGACCCCGAGCCCTTCCGCGTCGCGCTGCTCCAGGCCGAGGCGCAGCTTGCCCAGGCGCAATTGTCCGAGCGGCAGGTCGTCACCCAGGCCGCCGGCACCTCGGTCGACATCACGGGCGCCGAGGCCCAGCTCGCCATCAACCAGCGCGCGCTCGCCCGCCAGGCCGAGCTGCTCCGCCAAGGCTTCACCACCAAGGTCCGCTATGACGAGGCGCTGTCCGACGTCGAGAAGTCGCGCACCGCGCTCGCCGACGCGCGCGCCCGCGCCGCCAATGCCCGCGCCGCGATCGCGCCGGGCGGCGACCAGCCGAGCGAGGCCGCCGCGCGCGCCGCCATTGCCAGCGCCCGCCTCAACCTCAGCCGGACCGAGGTCCGCGCGCCGGCCGCAGGGATCGTCTCCAACACCGACCGGCTGCTCCCGGGCCAGCAGGCGGTGCCCGGCATCGGCCTCCTCAGCCTGGTCGGCTCGAAGAGCGCCTGGGTCGAGGCCAATTTCAAGGAGAAGGACCTCGCCAAGATGGCTCCCGGCCAGAAGGTCGAGGTGGAGATCGACGCTTATCCGGGCCTCAAGCTCCACGGCCGGGTCGAGAGCATCGGCGCCGGCACCGGCAGCGAATTCGCCATCCTTCCGGCCCAGAATGCCAATGGAAACTGGGTCAAGGTCAGCCAGCGCGTTCCGGTCCGCATCGCCTTCGACGAGAAGCCGTCGCGGCCGATGATCGCGGGCCTCAGCGCCACGGTGACCGTCGATGTGGGCGACTAG
- a CDS encoding DHA2 family efflux MFS transporter permease subunit, whose translation MSNTAATPLDPMRHFLVTVAVMLAVLMQVLDTTIANVALPHMQASLSATSESINWVLTSYIVASAIAIPIAGWLAERIGRRRLLLMAVVGFTVASMLCAIATSLPEMVAFRILQGVSGAFLVPLAQATMFDINPPAKHAQAMALFGGGIMIGPILGPVLGGWLTDSFDWRWVFIVNLPVGVLATFMLWRTMPESPTNRRPFDLVGFALLAVALGALQMFLDRGESQDWFQSWEIWIEMGLAIAFFWMFVIHTLTARAPIFEKGMFADRNFATGLLFMAVTGVLLLAGLALLPPLLQRLYGYSVLQSGILTAPRGVGTLISMLVAGRLVGKFDSRLLVVAGISFMATSLWMMTGFALDQPAGPVIWSGVVQGLGIGLIFVVMQSLAFATLAPQLRTAAASLLNLSRNIGGSVGIAIVGSQLVRMTQVAHADIASNVTASTIPTLDPGLLERIGQEGDVALAVINAEVTRQALFIAYLDDFYLMMWVTLAAIPLVLLLRKAKAGGGAPAHAIAD comes from the coding sequence GTGAGCAACACCGCCGCCACCCCGCTCGACCCGATGCGCCACTTCCTCGTCACCGTCGCGGTGATGCTGGCGGTGCTGATGCAGGTGCTCGACACCACCATCGCCAATGTCGCGCTGCCGCACATGCAGGCGAGCCTCAGCGCGACCAGCGAGAGCATCAACTGGGTGCTGACGAGCTATATCGTCGCCAGCGCCATCGCCATTCCCATCGCCGGCTGGCTGGCCGAGCGGATCGGCCGCCGGCGGCTGCTGCTGATGGCGGTCGTCGGCTTCACCGTCGCGAGCATGCTCTGCGCCATCGCCACCTCGCTCCCCGAGATGGTCGCCTTCCGCATCCTCCAGGGGGTGAGCGGCGCCTTCCTCGTGCCCTTGGCGCAGGCGACGATGTTCGACATCAATCCGCCCGCCAAGCACGCCCAGGCCATGGCGCTGTTCGGTGGCGGGATCATGATCGGGCCGATCCTCGGGCCGGTGCTCGGCGGCTGGCTGACCGACAGCTTCGACTGGCGCTGGGTGTTCATCGTCAACCTGCCCGTCGGCGTGCTCGCCACCTTCATGCTGTGGCGGACCATGCCCGAGAGCCCGACCAACCGGCGGCCGTTCGACCTGGTCGGTTTCGCGCTTCTCGCCGTGGCCTTGGGCGCGCTGCAGATGTTCCTCGACCGCGGCGAGAGCCAGGACTGGTTCCAGAGCTGGGAAATCTGGATCGAGATGGGCCTCGCCATCGCCTTCTTCTGGATGTTCGTCATTCACACGCTGACGGCACGCGCGCCGATCTTCGAGAAGGGCATGTTCGCCGACCGCAATTTCGCGACCGGCCTCTTGTTCATGGCGGTGACCGGCGTGCTGCTGCTGGCCGGGCTCGCCTTGCTGCCGCCTTTGCTCCAGCGCCTGTACGGCTATTCGGTGCTCCAGTCGGGCATCCTGACCGCGCCGCGCGGGGTGGGCACGCTCATCTCGATGCTGGTGGCGGGCCGGCTCGTCGGCAAGTTCGACAGCCGCCTGCTGGTGGTCGCCGGGATCAGCTTCATGGCGACCAGCCTGTGGATGATGACCGGCTTCGCGCTCGACCAGCCGGCGGGGCCGGTGATCTGGTCGGGCGTCGTCCAGGGGCTGGGCATCGGTCTCATCTTCGTCGTCATGCAGAGCCTCGCCTTCGCCACGCTCGCCCCGCAGCTGCGCACCGCGGCAGCGTCACTCCTCAACCTGTCGCGCAACATCGGCGGGTCGGTCGGGATCGCGATCGTCGGGTCGCAGCTCGTGCGGATGACGCAGGTCGCCCACGCCGACATCGCCAGCAACGTCACCGCCAGCACCATCCCGACTCTCGACCCCGGCCTGCTCGAACGGATCGGGCAGGAAGGCGACGTCGCGCTCGCGGTGATCAACGCCGAGGTCACGCGGCAGGCTTTGTTCATCGCCTATCTCGACGATTTTTATCTGATGATGTGGGTCACTCTGGCCGCCATTCCGTTGGTGCTGCTGTTGCGCAAGGCCAAGGCCGGCGGCGGTGCGCCCGCCCACGCCATCGCCGACTGA
- a CDS encoding aldo/keto reductase — MQTRTLGRDGPTVSAIGLGCMGMSEFYGTGDDAESIATIHHALEQGVNFLDTADMYGPFKNEELVGRAIADRRDQVFLATKFGNVRGEKGEFLGVRGDPDYVRSACEASLRRLGVETIDLYYQHRVDPNVAIEETVGEMVRLKEEGKIRFLGLSEAAPATIRRAHAVHPITALQTEYSLWSRDAEAEVLPTVRELGIGYVAYSPLGRGFLTGEITRPEDFPEDDYRRFHPRFTGENFERNIAMVHELEKLVADKGVSAAQLALAWVLAQGEDIVPIPGTKRRKWLDQNIAAVDLELSADELARLDQILPPGAAAGDRYHAQGMATVNR; from the coding sequence ATGCAAACCCGCACCCTCGGCCGCGATGGCCCGACTGTTTCCGCCATCGGCCTTGGCTGCATGGGGATGAGCGAATTCTATGGCACCGGCGACGACGCCGAGAGCATCGCCACCATCCACCATGCGCTCGAGCAGGGGGTCAATTTCCTCGATACCGCCGACATGTACGGCCCCTTCAAGAACGAGGAGCTGGTCGGCCGCGCCATCGCCGACCGCCGCGACCAGGTCTTCCTCGCGACCAAGTTCGGAAATGTCCGCGGCGAGAAGGGCGAATTCCTCGGCGTGCGCGGCGATCCCGACTATGTCCGCTCGGCCTGCGAGGCGAGCCTGCGGCGGCTCGGGGTCGAGACGATCGACCTCTATTACCAGCACCGGGTCGATCCCAATGTCGCGATCGAGGAGACGGTCGGCGAAATGGTGCGCCTGAAGGAAGAGGGGAAGATCCGCTTCCTCGGCCTCAGCGAGGCCGCGCCCGCAACCATCCGCCGCGCCCATGCGGTCCACCCGATCACCGCGCTCCAGACCGAATACAGCCTGTGGAGCCGCGACGCCGAGGCCGAGGTGCTCCCGACCGTGCGCGAACTCGGGATCGGCTATGTCGCTTATTCGCCGCTCGGCCGCGGCTTCCTGACCGGCGAGATCACCCGTCCCGAGGACTTTCCCGAGGACGATTACCGCCGCTTCCACCCGCGCTTCACCGGCGAGAATTTCGAGCGCAACATCGCGATGGTCCACGAGCTCGAGAAGCTCGTCGCCGACAAGGGGGTCAGCGCCGCGCAGCTCGCGCTCGCCTGGGTGCTCGCGCAGGGCGAGGACATCGTCCCCATCCCGGGCACCAAGCGCCGCAAGTGGCTCGACCAGAATATCGCGGCGGTGGACCTCGAGCTCAGCGCGGACGAGCTCGCCCGCCTCGACCAGATCCTGCCGCCCGGCGCGGCGGCGGGCGACCGCTATCACGCGCAGGGCATGGCGACGGTCAACCGCTAG
- a CDS encoding alpha/beta fold hydrolase translates to MTPTIHHFTASDGVNLAWRETGEGRAVVLVHGLFSDAQLNWVKFGHAQQLAAAGFRVIMPDLRAHGLSDKPHDPAAYPPRILGRDLSELVAHLGLADFDLGGFSLGSRTSVLAVAQGLSPRRLVLAGMGLEGLLGWEKRHEFFLEAFDKFDSASRGDRHWFAIQFMKSQKVDRVATRLLLESNSTVTEAMLARLTMPTLVLCGDDDRDNGSAPALAEALPNATYEEVPGTHTTSVTQKALGEAMVRFLTAG, encoded by the coding sequence ATGACCCCGACCATCCACCACTTCACCGCCTCCGACGGCGTCAACCTCGCCTGGCGCGAGACCGGGGAGGGGCGTGCGGTCGTCCTCGTCCATGGCCTCTTCTCGGACGCGCAGCTGAACTGGGTGAAATTCGGCCACGCCCAGCAGCTCGCCGCGGCCGGCTTCCGGGTAATCATGCCCGATCTTCGCGCGCACGGCCTCAGCGACAAGCCGCACGATCCCGCCGCATATCCGCCGAGAATCCTCGGCCGCGATCTTTCCGAACTGGTCGCGCATCTCGGCCTCGCCGACTTCGACCTCGGCGGCTTCTCGCTCGGCTCGCGAACCAGCGTGCTTGCGGTCGCGCAGGGGCTGTCGCCGCGCCGGCTGGTCCTCGCCGGCATGGGGCTCGAAGGCCTGCTCGGCTGGGAGAAGCGCCATGAATTCTTCCTCGAGGCCTTCGACAAGTTCGACAGCGCCAGCCGCGGCGACCGGCATTGGTTCGCGATCCAGTTCATGAAGAGCCAGAAGGTCGACCGGGTTGCGACCCGGCTGCTGCTCGAAAGCAATTCGACGGTGACCGAGGCGATGCTCGCGCGGCTGACGATGCCGACCCTCGTCCTGTGCGGCGACGACGACCGCGACAATGGCTCGGCGCCCGCGCTCGCCGAGGCGCTGCCCAATGCGACCTACGAGGAAGTGCCGGGCACCCACACCACCTCGGTCACGCAGAAGGCGCTCGGCGAGGCGATGGTCCGCTTCTTGACGGCTGGCTGA